The Janthinobacterium tructae genome contains the following window.
CAGGTGATCGATGGTTTCCATGTCGCCAGTTTCTGGTCTGCCGTGGGTGGTGCCATTCTGTACAGCATCATTTCCTGGGCCTTGTCGACCTTACTTTTGAGTAATGACGATGGAAAAGCATAATTTCAGTATTGAGTTTTTCCCGCCGAAAACCCCGGAAGGGGCGGAAAAGCTGCGCGCCACGCGTATCAAGTTATCTGAATTGCAGCCGAAGTATTTTTCGGTGACCTTCGGCGCCGGTGGCACCACGCAGCAGGGCACGCTCGATACCGTGCGCGAGATCCTGGCGGCCGGCGAACAAGCCGCACCGCATCTGTCTTGCGTGGGCGGTTCGCGTGCATCGATCCGCGCCGTGCTGGCCGACTTCAAGGCGGCCGGCGTGAGCCGCATCGTGGCCTTGCGCGGTGACTTGCCCAGCGGCTACGGTGCCTCGGGCGAATTTCGCTACGCCAACGAGCTGGTGGAATTCATCCGCGCCGAGACGGGCGACCATTTCCATATCGAAGTAGCCGCCTATCCGGAAGTGCATCCGCAAGCCCGTTCGCCGCAGGACGACCTGCAGGCGTTTGCGCGCAAGGTGCAGGCTGGCGCCGATGCGGCCATCACCCAGTACTTCTACAATGCCGACGCGTATTTCCAGTTTGTCGAGCAGACGCAGAAGATGGGCATCAACGTGCCTATCGTGGCCGGCATCATGCCGATCACGAACTACACGCAATTGATGCGCTTTTCGGACATGTGCGGCGC
Protein-coding sequences here:
- the metF gene encoding methylenetetrahydrofolate reductase [NAD(P)H] yields the protein MEKHNFSIEFFPPKTPEGAEKLRATRIKLSELQPKYFSVTFGAGGTTQQGTLDTVREILAAGEQAAPHLSCVGGSRASIRAVLADFKAAGVSRIVALRGDLPSGYGASGEFRYANELVEFIRAETGDHFHIEVAAYPEVHPQARSPQDDLQAFARKVQAGADAAITQYFYNADAYFQFVEQTQKMGINVPIVAGIMPITNYTQLMRFSDMCGAEIPRWVRLKLASFGDDSASIKAFGLDVVTGLCERLLEGGAPGLHFYSMNQAAPTTALWQRLVK